CGCGCCGCGCCAGTTCGGCGAATACGCCGTTGTCGGAATATGTAACGAGGGCGTAGCTGCGGCCGCCCAGCTTCGCCGGCAGCGATTCGAGCGCACCGGGCCCGAAGCTCACTTCGACCGGGTTGCTGAAGCGCCACACCGTTCACTCCTTCGCCGACGCGGCTATCCTCGCGATCGCGGTTGCAAACTGTGGCACCCGGCGTATCATCAAACCAATACAAAGTTTTTCGCAAAACCATATAAAAAAGCTATGCGATACAGCCAGCTCCGCTCCTTCCACGCGGTCGCCGAGGCGGGTAGCTTCACCGCCGCCGCGCGCGCCGCGCGCGTGAGCCAGCCGACGATCACGACGCAGGTGCGAGCGCTCGAAGCGCAGTTCGGCGTGGAGTTGTT
This sequence is a window from Pseudomonadota bacterium. Protein-coding genes within it:
- a CDS encoding LysR family transcriptional regulator, yielding MRYSQLRSFHAVAEAGSFTAAARAARVSQPTITTQVRALEAQFGVEL